In the genome of Salinispirillum sp. LH 10-3-1, one region contains:
- the dapD gene encoding 2,3,4,5-tetrahydropyridine-2,6-dicarboxylate N-succinyltransferase translates to MTFALALGTVTRNSAGKIIEAYFPQPILNPEQDLLDKAKDLGYEGGNAVLELRSTNLSFLAQPFADAGFSRSAHFAARGAVYETPSVLVVLETDQAPSSVAEAFLKLHLLSHRLVKPQSIDLSGMFGLLHNIAWTNQGPIDLPDLHLRQMQSRLVGERLSVECVDKFPKMTDYVVPEGIRIADTARVRLGAYVGEGTTVMHEGFINFNAGTLGTSMVEGRISAGVTVGNGSDLGGGCSTMGTLSGGGNIIISIGENCLLGANSGTGIPLGDRCTIESGLYITAGTKVQVLDDQRKPVEVVKARELAGKSDLLFRRNSANGQVECLTNKTAIALNDELHSNN, encoded by the coding sequence ATGACATTCGCATTGGCCCTGGGTACCGTTACCCGCAACTCCGCAGGCAAGATCATTGAAGCCTACTTTCCACAGCCTATTCTGAACCCGGAACAAGACTTGCTGGATAAAGCCAAAGACCTCGGCTACGAAGGCGGCAACGCAGTACTGGAACTGCGCAGCACCAACCTGTCTTTCTTGGCGCAACCGTTCGCCGACGCTGGTTTCTCTCGTTCGGCACACTTTGCCGCACGCGGTGCCGTGTACGAAACACCATCGGTACTGGTGGTACTGGAAACCGACCAAGCGCCTTCATCGGTCGCCGAAGCCTTCTTGAAACTGCATTTGCTGTCGCACCGCCTTGTTAAACCACAAAGCATTGATCTGAGTGGCATGTTCGGCCTGCTGCACAACATTGCGTGGACGAATCAGGGCCCTATTGACCTGCCCGACCTGCACCTGCGTCAGATGCAATCCCGCCTTGTGGGCGAGCGCTTGAGCGTTGAGTGCGTCGATAAGTTCCCGAAAATGACCGACTACGTCGTACCCGAAGGCATTCGCATTGCTGACACCGCACGCGTGCGCTTGGGTGCTTATGTGGGCGAAGGCACCACCGTCATGCATGAAGGCTTCATCAACTTCAACGCGGGCACACTGGGTACCAGTATGGTTGAAGGCCGTATTTCTGCTGGCGTTACCGTCGGCAACGGTTCTGACTTGGGTGGTGGCTGCTCGACCATGGGCACACTGTCGGGTGGTGGCAACATCATCATCAGCATCGGTGAAAACTGCTTGCTGGGCGCCAACTCAGGTACCGGCATTCCGTTGGGTGACCGCTGCACCATTGAGTCAGGCCTGTACATCACCGCAGGCACCAAGGTGCAGGTGTTGGACGACCAACGCAAGCCTGTTGAAGTGGTTAAGGCGCGTGAACTGGCCGGCAAGTCCGACCTGCTGTTCCGCCGCAATTCAGCCAATGGCCAAGTCGAGTGCTTAACCAACAAAACCGCCATTGCCCTGAACGACGAACTGCACAGCAACAACTAA
- a CDS encoding Spx/MgsR family RNA polymerase-binding regulatory protein — translation MTTIYGIKSCDTMKKAFTWLDTQQVSYDFHDYKKQGIDPDTVQRWLEKVDHRVLINRRGTTWRKLSDADKAACDSGDPAAIAQVAAASTSVIKRPVVDTGQQLLVGFDAAQWADHFSQ, via the coding sequence ATGACCACTATTTACGGCATCAAAAGCTGTGACACCATGAAGAAGGCCTTTACTTGGCTCGACACACAACAGGTGTCATACGACTTTCACGACTACAAAAAGCAGGGTATCGACCCCGATACCGTGCAGCGCTGGTTAGAAAAAGTCGACCACCGCGTATTGATCAATCGGCGCGGGACGACTTGGCGCAAATTATCCGACGCCGACAAAGCCGCCTGCGATTCAGGCGACCCGGCCGCCATTGCTCAGGTAGCAGCGGCCAGCACCTCCGTCATCAAACGACCCGTTGTGGATACTGGCCAGCAACTGCTGGTTGGCTTTGACGCCGCACAGTGGGCTGACCATTTTTCCCAATAG
- the dapC gene encoding succinyldiaminopimelate transaminase, translated as MNHLLQSLQPYPFERLRTLKDAVTPNADLPHIALSIGEPKHAAPLFVRDALTDALDDLEVYPTTAGVPELRHVIARWLEQRFDLPKVDGMRHLLPVCGTREAIFSFVQAAFDRSQADTRPYVMTPNPFYQIYEGATLLAGGQTYLLNCEAKNGFNPDFTNISDDVWQKTQILFLCSPGNPTGAVIPLDTLTWLLEKAEQHDFIIASDECYSEIYFTENERPTGLLEACKARGDHEFKRAVVFHSLSKRSNLPGMRSGFIAGDAELLTPYLNYRTYHGSALPLQVQKASMAAWQDETHVEHNRSAYREKFRRVLDILGTKLEVAMPDAGFYLWARTPIADTDFAQQLYAQQNVTVLPGSYLGREAQGVNPGSHYIRMALVATLPECIEAAERIARFVDQLNKD; from the coding sequence ATGAACCATTTATTGCAAAGCCTACAGCCCTATCCTTTTGAGCGTCTGCGCACGTTAAAAGACGCCGTCACCCCGAATGCCGATTTACCCCACATCGCCCTGTCCATTGGTGAACCCAAGCACGCTGCGCCCTTATTTGTACGCGATGCATTAACCGACGCCTTAGACGATTTGGAAGTGTATCCGACGACGGCCGGTGTACCGGAGCTGCGCCACGTCATCGCTCGCTGGTTAGAACAGCGCTTTGACCTGCCTAAGGTCGACGGCATGCGCCACCTGTTACCGGTGTGTGGCACACGCGAAGCCATTTTCTCTTTCGTACAGGCCGCCTTTGATCGCAGCCAAGCCGACACCCGGCCGTACGTGATGACGCCCAACCCGTTCTACCAAATCTATGAAGGTGCCACCCTGCTCGCGGGCGGCCAAACCTATTTGCTGAACTGCGAAGCCAAAAACGGTTTCAATCCCGACTTCACCAACATCAGTGACGACGTTTGGCAAAAAACCCAAATTCTGTTTCTGTGCTCACCCGGCAACCCCACGGGCGCGGTCATACCGCTCGACACCCTGACTTGGTTACTGGAAAAAGCCGAACAGCACGACTTCATCATCGCCAGTGACGAATGCTATTCGGAAATCTATTTCACCGAAAACGAGCGCCCTACCGGCTTATTGGAAGCCTGCAAAGCGCGCGGTGATCACGAGTTCAAGCGCGCTGTGGTGTTCCACAGCTTGTCCAAGCGTTCTAACTTGCCCGGCATGCGCTCTGGCTTCATCGCTGGTGACGCCGAACTACTGACGCCCTATCTGAATTACCGTACGTATCACGGCTCAGCGCTGCCACTACAGGTACAAAAAGCCAGCATGGCGGCGTGGCAAGATGAAACCCACGTCGAACACAACCGTTCGGCGTACCGTGAAAAATTCCGTCGCGTACTGGACATTTTAGGTACTAAACTGGAAGTAGCGATGCCTGACGCCGGTTTCTACCTGTGGGCGCGTACGCCCATCGCCGACACCGACTTCGCCCAACAGTTGTATGCGCAGCAAAACGTGACCGTGCTCCCCGGCTCGTATCTGGGAAGAGAAGCACAGGGTGTTAATCCCGGAAGTCACTATATTCGCATGGCGCTGGTTGCTACCCTACCCGAATGCATCGAAGCAGCGGAGCGCATTGCCCGCTTCGTTGATCAACTGAATAAAGATTAA
- the glnD gene encoding [protein-PII] uridylyltransferase — protein MSKASLLDVTAVTQALNHQPVAISSIKKSLRLAQARLDERFRAGDFVRDLVKSRTATIDELLHLLWAHYDWPAQAALIAVGGYGRGELLPRSDIDLLLLFDTEEDVQSAVSSVEGFITLLWDLSLDIGHSVRTLASCRQEATDDVTVVTNLLESRLLCGEEALFTSMTDLVGPDNIWPSAHFYKAKLNEQSLRHEKYGNTAYNLEPNVKTSPGGLRDIQTIGWVVKRHFGDDRLQELVSRGFLTQNEFQTLIDGQDYLWRIRYALHMISGREEDRLLFDLQKAVAEEFGFEDSEEALGVEQLMKTYYRTVFRLRELNDMLLQHFDEVILNTDLPAPPIKLNSRFLNNNGYIEISHPRVFDKTPSALMEIFVLLAQNPEIKGVRASTIRAIYEHRHLIDPAFRNDIRNISFFIELFRSPQGVSTNLSRMSAYGILGLYLPEFGQVIGQMQFDLFHVYTVDAHSLQTVQNLRRFRHRSNLVEFPIASVVIHQLPKVELIYIAGLFHDLGKGKGGDHSIIGAEEAYSFCERHRLPRWDTELVVWLVRNHLLMSLTAQREDISDPDVINRFTQKVQDLVHLDYLYVLTVADINATNPALWNSWRAALLKQLYTEAKRALRRGLENPVGKEERIEETKQRAIELLKADGFTAEEIRTFWDNPGDDYFLRETAENIAWHTKAISSQGVGIPLVLMQELNAGAFESATQIFIYGPDRAHLFADIAFVMDQLGLNIHDARIMTSPSSHYSLDTFIVLEEDGSPIDMTDRDRVRDIQHRLLLTIEEPPERRQISRRVPRVLKHFNVPTRVNLSNDFINHRTVVEVITTDRPGLLALIGEVFIELGIILQNARISTLGERVEDVFFVVDANNEPIKDPELGERLRSLMTRKLNELIEQN, from the coding sequence ATGTCGAAGGCCTCATTGCTTGATGTAACCGCTGTGACACAAGCGCTGAATCACCAGCCCGTTGCCATCAGCAGCATCAAAAAGTCCTTGCGTCTGGCGCAAGCTCGACTGGATGAGCGATTTCGTGCCGGTGATTTTGTCCGCGACCTGGTAAAGAGCCGCACCGCCACCATTGACGAACTTTTGCACCTGCTTTGGGCACATTATGATTGGCCCGCGCAGGCAGCCCTGATCGCTGTTGGTGGGTACGGACGCGGCGAACTGTTACCGCGCTCCGACATCGACTTACTGCTGTTGTTCGACACGGAAGAAGACGTGCAATCCGCCGTATCATCCGTTGAAGGCTTCATCACCCTGCTGTGGGATTTAAGCCTCGACATCGGCCACAGCGTGCGCACCTTGGCATCCTGTCGCCAAGAGGCCACCGACGACGTCACCGTGGTGACCAATTTGCTGGAATCGCGCCTGCTGTGCGGCGAAGAAGCATTATTCACCAGCATGACCGACTTGGTGGGTCCAGACAATATCTGGCCCAGCGCGCACTTCTACAAAGCCAAGTTGAATGAACAATCGTTGCGTCATGAGAAGTACGGCAACACCGCCTACAACCTTGAGCCCAATGTCAAAACCTCACCCGGTGGCCTGCGCGACATCCAAACCATCGGTTGGGTGGTCAAACGCCACTTCGGCGATGACCGCTTGCAAGAACTGGTCTCGCGCGGCTTCCTGACGCAGAACGAGTTCCAAACTCTGATCGACGGCCAAGACTACCTGTGGCGCATTCGCTATGCCCTGCACATGATCTCCGGGCGCGAAGAAGACCGCCTGCTGTTTGACCTGCAAAAAGCCGTTGCCGAAGAATTCGGCTTTGAAGACAGCGAGGAAGCGTTGGGGGTCGAACAGTTGATGAAGACCTACTATCGCACGGTCTTTCGATTACGCGAATTGAATGACATGCTGCTGCAGCATTTTGACGAAGTCATTCTGAACACCGACCTTCCTGCACCACCGATCAAACTGAATTCCCGCTTTCTTAACAATAACGGTTACATAGAAATCAGCCACCCAAGGGTATTCGACAAAACCCCTTCGGCGTTGATGGAAATCTTTGTGTTATTGGCGCAAAACCCGGAAATCAAAGGTGTACGCGCCAGCACCATTCGCGCCATCTACGAACACCGGCATCTGATCGACCCGGCGTTTCGCAACGACATTCGCAACATCTCATTCTTCATCGAGTTGTTTCGCTCCCCACAAGGGGTTTCGACCAACCTAAGCCGCATGAGTGCATATGGCATTCTGGGCCTCTACCTGCCAGAGTTCGGCCAAGTCATCGGCCAGATGCAGTTCGACTTATTCCACGTCTACACGGTGGACGCGCACAGCCTGCAAACGGTGCAGAATCTGCGCCGTTTCCGCCACCGTTCGAACCTGGTTGAGTTCCCGATTGCCAGCGTGGTCATTCACCAGCTGCCCAAAGTAGAGCTGATCTACATCGCTGGACTGTTTCATGACTTGGGCAAAGGCAAAGGCGGCGACCACTCCATCATTGGCGCTGAAGAAGCCTACAGTTTTTGCGAACGTCACCGCCTGCCGCGCTGGGACACGGAATTGGTGGTCTGGCTGGTGCGCAATCACTTACTGATGTCCTTAACCGCCCAACGTGAGGACATTTCGGACCCCGACGTCATTAACCGCTTCACCCAAAAAGTGCAGGACTTGGTGCACCTGGATTACCTCTACGTGCTGACCGTCGCCGACATCAACGCGACCAACCCCGCCTTGTGGAACAGTTGGCGCGCGGCACTGTTAAAACAACTCTACACCGAAGCCAAGCGCGCCCTGCGCCGCGGGCTGGAAAACCCCGTCGGCAAAGAAGAACGCATTGAAGAAACCAAGCAAAGAGCCATAGAGCTGCTTAAGGCCGATGGCTTTACCGCAGAAGAGATTCGTACCTTCTGGGACAATCCGGGTGATGACTATTTCTTGCGCGAAACGGCAGAAAACATCGCCTGGCACACCAAAGCCATATCGAGCCAAGGGGTCGGCATCCCACTGGTGCTGATGCAAGAGCTGAACGCCGGAGCGTTTGAGTCTGCCACGCAGATCTTCATCTATGGGCCAGACCGTGCGCACCTGTTCGCCGACATTGCCTTTGTGATGGACCAGTTGGGCTTGAACATTCACGACGCGCGCATCATGACCTCGCCGTCGTCACACTACTCGCTCGACACCTTTATCGTCCTGGAAGAAGACGGCAGCCCCATCGACATGACCGACCGCGACCGCGTGCGCGATATTCAGCATCGCTTGCTGCTGACCATTGAAGAACCACCCGAACGCCGTCAAATCAGCCGACGCGTACCACGGGTGTTAAAGCATTTCAATGTGCCAACACGGGTTAATTTATCCAACGACTTCATCAACCACCGCACCGTGGTCGAGGTCATCACCACCGACCGCCCCGGCCTGCTGGCGCTGATTGGTGAGGTGTTTATCGAGCTGGGCATCATCCTGCAGAACGCCCGCATCTCGACGCTGGGCGAACGCGTAGAAGACGTTTTCTTCGTCGTCGACGCCAACAACGAACCCATAAAAGACCCCGAACTGGGCGAGCGCTTACGCAGCCTGATGACGCGGAAGTTGAACGAACTGATAGAGCAAAACTGA
- the map gene encoding type I methionyl aminopeptidase, with amino-acid sequence MAKEQITLKTPADIEKMRIAGRLAAEVLDMITPYVEAGISTGELDRICHDYIVNVQKATPAPLNYRGFPKSICTSVNHVICHGIPDDNKILKKGDIINIDVTVIKDEFHGDTSKMFIIGEPKPHVQRLINITQECMYKGIMAAVPGATIGDIGHVIQQHAESNHYSVVREYCGHGIGRVFHEDPQILHYGRPGTGTVIQEGMTFTVEPMINAGKRHNKLLADGWTVVTKDHKLSAQWEHTILVTKDGPEVLTKRADEVLPF; translated from the coding sequence ATGGCTAAAGAACAAATTACCCTGAAAACCCCGGCCGACATCGAAAAGATGCGCATTGCTGGTCGTCTCGCCGCTGAAGTGCTCGACATGATTACGCCTTACGTTGAAGCAGGCATCAGCACCGGCGAACTGGATCGTATCTGTCACGACTATATAGTGAACGTACAAAAAGCCACGCCCGCACCGCTGAACTACCGCGGCTTCCCGAAGTCAATTTGTACCAGCGTGAATCATGTTATTTGCCATGGCATCCCCGACGACAACAAGATTTTGAAGAAAGGCGACATCATCAACATTGATGTCACCGTTATAAAAGACGAGTTTCACGGCGACACCAGCAAGATGTTCATCATTGGTGAACCCAAGCCGCACGTGCAACGCCTGATCAACATCACGCAGGAATGCATGTATAAAGGCATCATGGCCGCTGTGCCCGGCGCGACGATTGGCGACATCGGTCACGTCATTCAACAGCACGCAGAATCCAACCATTATTCGGTGGTGCGTGAGTACTGCGGACACGGCATCGGTCGAGTGTTTCACGAAGACCCGCAAATCCTGCATTACGGACGTCCCGGCACCGGCACCGTGATCCAGGAAGGCATGACGTTCACCGTAGAGCCCATGATCAATGCGGGTAAGCGGCACAACAAATTGCTGGCAGACGGCTGGACTGTTGTCACCAAGGACCATAAATTGTCGGCCCAGTGGGAGCACACCATCTTGGTCACCAAAGATGGCCCGGAAGTGCTGACAAAACGCGCCGATGAAGTATTGCCATTCTAG